TAATCCCTTGATGTTAAAGATATTATGGCCAAAAGCCTAACCTTGTTGTAGGCCCAACTACAAGTAGATCAAGCAAATTAGTCCCAAGGTTAGTCGGTTCTTTACTATATAAACTCTACATTGAATTCATTATAaagtattaaattatataacaaAGATTTAATTGTACAAGAATTTTCATAATGGATGTAAGCTATTAGAATGAATTACGTGAAATTCatagttttgctttttttttcttttctctatttcaatCACTCAATAACTTTAGTACTCTCACATAGTCACATTGATAGtcatgtttagaatttttttttttttttagagaaataccATTTCAAAACTACCctctttaatttatatatatatatatatatatatataatttgatagttgaggTGATTTAAATTCTTAATGCCTCCATTAATAATATTAGAAGATTTCGATTGAACAATAAGATTCTTGGCCATTGCCATctttaatttaaagaatattgaattttcaaataaaataggAGTAAGTTAATAAAATGATTACCATTTGTCtattaaccattttttttttaataaaaaagagtattttttttgaaagagatttTATATGGTCACAACaaaatctcataatattttcatattaaattaAAGTGTGagcccaaattaaaattaaaaaaaaaaaaaaaagattatatccATCCTACCACgacatctcaaaaaaaaaaaaacttttgctaaattgttttgaaatttggttatgtttcttagatttttttttctaaaagatATAAAGTTATTCTAGGAACTCaacaaaatttaacaatattgtCAATAGTTTATcccaagtcaaaataaaataaaattacacttaaGCCTATAACATCTCAAAACAagtttgttgtaaaagtattatgagatttttataaaatttgattCTTGCTATggaatttgaaaacaaaatagctGGCGGCAAAATTGTTTGAACAAAAGTAGTAAAGTACTACAGCCCAAGCTCCAAAACTAGAAGTCCATTCCCGCCAAGGCTTTCACTTTTCACTTTACCATTCTTCCCAAGCAAGCTAAGCTACTTCAGTCTTTAGCACTCTCAGTAGCACTTTAACATTCTCAGTTTTCTCTAATCAACCAACCAACCAGACATGGCTAAACTTGCATATGGCATCGCAGTGAAGGTCCTGGAGCAACTTGGATCCCGTACTTTCCAAGAGATCAGCTCAGCATGGGGCGTTCGAAGTGATCTGAAAAAGCTTGAGCTCACTGTGGCCACCATTAAAGCCGTACTCTTAGATGCTGAGGAGAAGCAAGTAAGCGACCATAGGCTGACGATTTGGGTAGGGGAGCTCAAAGACGTTCTTAATGATGCCGAGAATGTGATGGATGAATTTCACTACCGAGTCCTGCAAAAGGAAGTCATGAGGAGATACGGGAGCACTAGCAAAAAGGTGTGTCATTTCTTTTCTACTTCTAATCCACTTGTAGTCCGTTTTGAATTGGCGCATAAAATCAAGGGTATTAGGAAGAGGGTTGATGATATTGCAGCCCTTAAGGATAAATTCAACCTAGCCGAACGACTCGAGGATAGGAAGATCATAAATATGCACCAGAGGAGGGACATGACCCACTCCTTTGTTAATCCTCTGAATGTCATCGGTAGGGATGATGACAAGGAAGAGATCATATATCTTTTTATGGACCCATTTGAAAATGCTGGCAGAAATGTCAATGTAATTCCTATAGTTGGGATTGGGGGTTTAGGGAAGACCACACTTGCCAGGTTGGTGTACAATGATGAACGGGTAGTTAGCCATTTTCAATTGAGGATGTGGGTGTGTGTGCCTGAGGATTTTAATGTTACAAGGTTGATAAAAGAAATCCTTAAATCTGCAAAAGTTACAATTGATGAAAACTTGGGTATTGATCAATGGCAAACTAGCTTAAGAGAACTTTTAAAAGACAAGAAATTTCTACTTGTCTTGGATGATGTTTGGAATGATGATCGTAATAAATGGATTGAATTGGAAGATTTGTTACTTGGAGGTTGTAATGGAAGTAAAATCATAGTGACAACAAGGAATGACTCGGTTGCTACCATTATGGGCACTACTCCCACATACAATTTGGATGGCCTATCGCAAGAGGATTGTTTGTCTTTGTTTGTGACATTGGCATTtcaagaaggagaagaaaaacaatatccaaaccTCTTAgaaattggaaaagaaattgttgaaaaatgtaAAGGGGTTCCATTGGCTGTAAAGACTTTAGCTGGCCTACTTTATTCAAAACTTGATGAACGTGAGTGGAAATTCATTAGAGATAATGAGATATGGCATTTAGAACATAATGAGGGTGACATCTTACCCGCGTTGAGGCTCAGTTACAATCAGTTGCCACTTCATTTGAAGCAATGCTTTGCCTATTGTTCTCTTTTTCCAAAAGATTATGAATTCTTTAGTATTGAATTGATTCAATTTTGGATGGCACATGGAGCTCTTCAATCACATGAAAATAAAGAGCTTGAAGATATTGGTGACTTGTATATTAAGGAGTTGTTGTCAAGATCTTTCTTTCAAGATGTTAATGAAGATTtatattactattcatttgtaATGCATGATCTTATGCATGATCTTGCACTCTCAGTTGCACAAGGTGAGTGTCTAACCGTTACCAAGAAGTTTGTCATTGATGAAAAAGTTCGTCATCTGTCATTTGTAGACAATGACCAAGAATTTGTGACGCCCTTACAAAAGCTTAGTAGAGTGCAAACTATTATTTTCCAAATTGAATTACCATTGTCCTTTGTTGAAGCATGCATCTCAAGATTTGAATACTTGCATGTACTTGATTTGAGTGATTCATCTTTTGAGGTGTTGTCAAGTTCTATTGGCGCTCTAAAGCATTTGAGATATCTTAGCCTATCTTGTAATTGGAATCTCAAGAAACTTCCTAATTCTATTTGCAAGCTTTACAATTTGCAAACTTTACTACTTGATGGTTGCATCAATCTTGAACGGTTGCCCAAAGGTATAAGGAACATGATCAACCTTAGGGTTTTGGTAGTAACAACAAAGCATACATATTTGTCAGAGAATGTTATAGGTTGCTTGAAGTCTCTTCGTACCTTTATTGTCGTTCGATGTCCGAGTCTCAGATGCTTGTTTGAAGGGATGGACGGGTGCCTCTCCAACCTTCGAACATTGGTTGTTGAGAATTGTCCAAAATTGACCTCTTTGTCACTCAATATCAAACACCTAACTGCCCTAGAGACCCTGATAATTGACAATTGCGAAGAGCTTAATTTGATAGAAGAAGACAGTCAAGATATCAAGTTGAGCCTCCAAAAATTGAAGATTGTCACTTCACATAAGTTTGCGGTTTTGCCCCAATGGCTCCAAGGATCTGCCAACACTTTACAACACCTAGAGATTGAAGAATGTTACAATTTCATGGCCTTGCCAGATTGGTTTCCGAGTTTGAAATCAATTCAGACACTTATAATTATTGATTGTCCTAAGTTGTCATCTCTCCCAGAGGGTATGCAAGGTCTCACTACTTTAAGAGAATTAATAATTAGAGATTGTCAATTTTTAACTAGAGAACGCATACAAGAAGATTGGTCCAAGATTGCTCATATATCAGAGATTGATCTCGATGAGGACAGTGACAGTGAAAGTGCATCATAAATGGATGATGACATGAGCGTAGATTTACGAGAAGAAGATGATGGGGGAAGTTCACATGAAGAAAATGATGAGGTaaaatcttcatcttctttttctacTCTTATCTTATGGGTCTTAACAATGACACTTATCTAATCCTAAATGCATGTGCTTAGTTTCTACTTCTAAAGCCAAATCTCCTTTTGTTTATTAAGACGAACATATCATTTTGGATGAAATTGAATTTCCAAAACCAAAGGGACCATATAGATCTTTATTTCTCCATTCTTTTTCCCCTCCAAGGTATTGGCACCCAAAAACCATAATCACATAAttagttttcatttatttattttttcttttgtagagACATTTTTCCTAGTATTATTCTCACCTTAAGTTTATTATATAATTGCAGCTATCATTTCAGGAGTTCAACACAAGTCACATTCAATAGAAAGTTAAACAGTACTCAATACGAAGTTGTATGTTccttaaattgtaaaaattctTCATTGCAATTTGGATCAATagatgtaaataaataaaattttgttattgtaATTTGCATTAAGCCATTAAGtgttgtataaaaataaaatctatttcaTCTTAATTCAAATTAAGAGATGTAAATCAATAAACAGGTGATGTGTATACTTCTGTGACtacatttttgtttaaaaagcTGAGAGATCCATGGATTGGTGTGTGCATGCATTTcttcatatattcatattttataatttttattattcatttttgtaAGGACCATGTGTAATAAGAATGCTTAATTACTTGGAAAATGTGGGGTTTAACTGGCATTGCAGAGATTGTTATTTGGATTTTGACATGCCAATAATTGAAATGGAAAAGATAGGAAAAATGCAATTGACATGCCAATAATTGGAATGGAaaagattggaaaaaaaaaaaagcaaagatgGAAGATCATAGACCATTGGTTCTCAAGTTGGAGAATAATCGTGTCATTTTTCAAATCTTACTTGTGCCAATGGAGTTTTCAGAAATCAAAACACTTTTTTGATGAGTATTGTTTTAATCTTCACTATTATAAtgttcaataataaattttggtgGTGTTGAAATTCCCTCAGATGTTGTCTACAATAAAAGTGAAGAACAAAACTGCAATCCTAAAAAAATCGGAAACATGTTTGAAGGGATTATACGCAATGACCAATTATGCTAATGGAATTGTTTTTGAAATCGTATTAAAATTTGGATCTAACTTCTAAGAATTGGAATTCAACCTCCCAAGAGTCAaggtcagttttttttttttttgaaaccaagaGTCAAGGTCAGTTAAAAAAGCATAACTGGGTTAGTATTAAGATAATATGGTTAATATTGAGAGATTTAAATGCATAGGTGAAGGCGAGCAATGTCCATCAGCCACTATTTCCAAACAGTCTAATTGAATAATGCCAATCTTGTATAATGATATCTCATTTTGATTAGCTATGCCTACATTATACAAGCAGAGACCAATACATTGGTCACTAGTTTTGATCTCCTCTCTTGAATTTTAATCATTCAGTAAATTTGATTcaattgtgaattttttcttGTATCAACTACTTGCAGTTCATGTGGTTTGGATTACAACTAAGATCCTATATCTTTACACCTATGTACTTTGGATTACTATTAATGGGATCCCCCAATTAGTACAGAGAATCCTACTTAGAATGGAATTACACATTTTGCTAGAAGCAGCCATTCTAGCTTTGAAAATCTCTTTAACcatttactttgtttttctttcctcaACATGGATCCTACCGTTTCTTTGTAGCCATATATATCCATTTCATTTTACAAAATGTTTCTCTAAAACTTTCCCTATTAGATTTCTTATTATTCCCCAATATATCAGCATATACCAACTAATATATCAGGCATCTGCACTATGCTCAGTTTACTTTTGCTGTTTACCAATTCCTCTGATCTTTATAATCGCTAACACTTTACAGCACCTAGAGATTGAGAATGTTACAATTTCACGGCCTTGCTAGTTTGGTTGCCGAGTTTGAGATCAGTtcagacacttcaaattatggAATTTACAAcgtataatgtttttttaaatggCATTATAGTGGTCTTTAGAGATACTTTGTCATTCAtatgatttctttttgttttcatattataaattatttggaATTGGTAACATTTTAAAAGTAAATTCGTGACAATTCACTTCAGGCCCCATATATTATATGTGcaatatattataattgattt
The sequence above is drawn from the Quercus robur chromosome 7, dhQueRobu3.1, whole genome shotgun sequence genome and encodes:
- the LOC126693783 gene encoding putative disease resistance protein RGA3, whose amino-acid sequence is MAKLAYGIAVKVLEQLGSRTFQEISSAWGVRSDLKKLELTVATIKAVLLDAEEKQVSDHRLTIWVGELKDVLNDAENVMDEFHYRVLQKEVMRRYGSTSKKVCHFFSTSNPLVVRFELAHKIKGIRKRVDDIAALKDKFNLAERLEDRKIINMHQRRDMTHSFVNPLNVIGRDDDKEEIIYLFMDPFENAGRNVNVIPIVGIGGLGKTTLARLVYNDERVVSHFQLRMWVCVPEDFNVTRLIKEILKSAKVTIDENLGIDQWQTSLRELLKDKKFLLVLDDVWNDDRNKWIELEDLLLGGCNGSKIIVTTRNDSVATIMGTTPTYNLDGLSQEDCLSLFVTLAFQEGEEKQYPNLLEIGKEIVEKCKGVPLAVKTLAGLLYSKLDEREWKFIRDNEIWHLEHNEGDILPALRLSYNQLPLHLKQCFAYCSLFPKDYEFFSIELIQFWMAHGALQSHENKELEDIGDLYIKELLSRSFFQDVNEDLYYYSFVMHDLMHDLALSVAQGECLTVTKKFVIDEKVRHLSFVDNDQEFVTPLQKLSRVQTIIFQIELPLSFVEACISRFEYLHVLDLSDSSFEVLSSSIGALKHLRYLSLSCNWNLKKLPNSICKLYNLQTLLLDGCINLERLPKGIRDIISLRFLVVTTKHTCLSEKTVGCLDSLRYLLIGGCENLKCVFEGMEGHLTNLRTLVVAQCPSLTSLSLSIKHLTALKNLQIVDCEELNLMEMEGEDNQYLKLSLQNLIISGLPKLEVFPQQLQGSANTLRQLLIQECENLIALPKWLPRLKSLQTLMIDNCPKLSSLSEVRKGPTSLRKFIITRLSKLEVLPQWLQGSANTLQLLGIGHCENLKALPEWLPRLKSLHTLRIAECPKLSSLPEGMEALTTLRLLKIRGCPDLSRKCREEDSHKIAHVQQIYLEGTWFTKEMKMASASTS